CGAGGAGTTATTTGGAGAGCATAAACTTGAGTAGATTAAAACCAGATCTTCTCAGCAAGTATGCGGAACTTTGGAAAGATCTTGACCTTGACAAGAAGAAAGCTCTTCTTTTGGATCCAACTCTTTTTAGGGATTTCATAGGAAGTGTTGATCTGGATGATGATGAGGCTATAGGAGTTGCTCAAAAGCTGATAAGACACAGATACTATTACGATGCATTGAGGGTACTTTCAGGAGTAAGAGAAAAAAAAGCCTGTTATTATGTGGGATTGGCATACATGCATGCTGGTGATAAGGAAAGGGCTGAAGAAACCTTTCAATCATGCGATGATGAAAGGGGAAAGCTTCCACTCGTAGGTATATATATAAAAGAAGATAAAGAGGACAAAATTAGGGAAACTATCTTGAAGCTAAGAAGCGATCCTATAAGGAACAGTGTACTCTTTCTCGTAGGAAGACACTACCTTTACAAAGGAGATTACCAAAAAGCCAAAGAATACATATCTCTTATGACTGACAGCTATAAAAAATTTTTCAATTTAGGTCTTGTGAGTTTTATAGTGGGAGATTACGAAGATTCTATACACAACTTCATAAGAGCTTACTACTTTGCGAGTAATGAAAGCGAGATCTCTCAGTCATGCTTTTGGGTTTATAGGTCTTATGTTATGGAAGGGAGGGAGGATGCGGGTTTGAGGTATTTGGTGGAAGCTACAAAAGGCGACGGGTTTTACTCAGCTGTTGCAAAACTTAAAGTAGGTGAATCTATAGCTCACAGGGTACTCAGACGTGTCTTTTCAGATGGCGGTATCCCTCTACAGGCTAACGTTATAAAAGCTATAAGGGATGCTGGTTTTTACTACTACTCAAGACTTGAAGCTTTCAAAAGGATAGATCTTCTTTCGCCTACGGATATTATAGCTATATCCAGATTTGATCCCTTTCTTGCTATAAGGCTTGCATTGAGAAAATACGGAAGTAGGTCAGATGTATACAATTCCGTGGCATTCCCATTACCTTACAGAGAGTATGTTTACGAAGCATCTGAAAGGTACGGAGTTAGTTCTCAGCTTGTGTGGGCTGTTATGAGGCAAGAGAGTCTTTTTGATCCCTTCGCTGTATCCATATCAGGAGCTAAGGGTCTGATGCAACTCATGGATAGCACCGCAAGGTGGATGGCTAATAAGTTGGGTATGGAGCTTCAAAATGTATTAGATCCGAAAATTAACGTGTTTTTAGGAACCGCTTATCTAAAGTATCTTTACGAGATATGGAGCGGTGATCTTGTTAAGGTTCTTGCGAGCTACAACGCTGGAGAAAACAAAGTAAGGTCTTGGAAGTCTTACGATGATCCTTATCTCTTTATTGAAACTATACCTTTTAAAGAAACAAGGGAATATGTAAAGCGTGTACTATACAATTACTACGTTTATAAAGATCTTTTACAGTGATCCCAAAGCTTTTTTTATCTTTTCAAGTGCTATATCTATATCCTCTTGAGTGTGAGCAAGACTTAAAAACCACGCTTCAAACTGGGAAGGTGGTATAAGGATTCCTTGACCAAGCAATGCTCTGAAAAACTTTCCAAACATATCTACGTCAGAAGCTTTAGCACTTTTAAAGTCTCTCACATCACCTCTTGTAAAAAATAAAGTAAACATGGAAGCTATCCAATTTATCCTATGCGGAATACCTTTCTCTTTTAAAAGTTCGGATATGCCATCGACCAGTTTCTTGGTAAGAAGTTCCAAGTAACTGTAAGGTTTTTCCTTTGTTAGCATTTCAATGGTCTTTATACCAGCCACCATAGAGAGAGGGTTTCCGGAAAGTGTGCCTGCCTGATAGACAAAACCTTGCGGTGATACCAAGTCCATTATCTCCTCTCTACCTCCATAAGCACCTAAGGGCATCCCTCCACCAAGTATTTTCCCAAGACACGTAATATCTGGATTTATACCGAAAAGTTCCTGAGCGCCACCCAATGAAACTCTAAAGCCTGTTATGACTTCATCAAATATGAGCAAGGCTCCGTACTTTTCTGTTTCTTTGCGAAGTACCTTAAGAAACTCAAAATCAGGAACTACAACTCCCATATTTCCCGCAACAGGCTCAACTATT
The sequence above is drawn from the Hydrogenobacter sp. genome and encodes:
- the hemL gene encoding glutamate-1-semialdehyde 2,1-aminomutase, giving the protein MRNTDLFEMAKRYMPGGVSSPVRAFKAVGGNPIVVEKAKGSKIWDVEGKEYIDFLCSWGPLILGHSHPLVVEAIFQQAQKGLSYGLTNVHEITLSQMVCQLVPSIEKVRFVSSGTEATMSAIRLARAYTKRKYVVKFDGCYHGHYDSLLVSGGSGVATFGVPGTAGVPEELAKLTLVLPYNDHLAVKEAFNKYGEDIACVIVEPVAGNMGVVVPDFEFLKVLRKETEKYGALLIFDEVITGFRVSLGGAQELFGINPDITCLGKILGGGMPLGAYGGREEIMDLVSPQGFVYQAGTLSGNPLSMVAGIKTIEMLTKEKPYSYLELLTKKLVDGISELLKEKGIPHRINWIASMFTLFFTRGDVRDFKSAKASDVDMFGKFFRALLGQGILIPPSQFEAWFLSLAHTQEDIDIALEKIKKALGSL
- a CDS encoding transglycosylase SLT domain-containing protein, which translates into the protein MGRVHEKVFFFLIFLFAFSPRLSISQDILPQEYKLLSEYLKSRDEKIGRDILKSYPDAVFLEDLKLMLSEDAYARGDLKSARSYLESINLSRLKPDLLSKYAELWKDLDLDKKKALLLDPTLFRDFIGSVDLDDDEAIGVAQKLIRHRYYYDALRVLSGVREKKACYYVGLAYMHAGDKERAEETFQSCDDERGKLPLVGIYIKEDKEDKIRETILKLRSDPIRNSVLFLVGRHYLYKGDYQKAKEYISLMTDSYKKFFNLGLVSFIVGDYEDSIHNFIRAYYFASNESEISQSCFWVYRSYVMEGREDAGLRYLVEATKGDGFYSAVAKLKVGESIAHRVLRRVFSDGGIPLQANVIKAIRDAGFYYYSRLEAFKRIDLLSPTDIIAISRFDPFLAIRLALRKYGSRSDVYNSVAFPLPYREYVYEASERYGVSSQLVWAVMRQESLFDPFAVSISGAKGLMQLMDSTARWMANKLGMELQNVLDPKINVFLGTAYLKYLYEIWSGDLVKVLASYNAGENKVRSWKSYDDPYLFIETIPFKETREYVKRVLYNYYVYKDLLQ